A genomic region of Leishmania braziliensis MHOM/BR/75/M2904 complete genome, chromosome 33 contains the following coding sequences:
- a CDS encoding adenosine deaminase-like protein, translating to MSCTDKVWRWCVLGVQGRRRASLFPVPMRLASIHILHTSFSDLGGLQTAVNNAAATFQWRNRRWWSHGEREVALPQEPKFSFFSGAEFAATRPMTAAKSHDVGVSNDSGYSRSRWLCVSSLVGDRKRSRDEEAEASAFGSVTCSWPYPLTAGDHSCSLVLNTKAGLPQGMTGRALVRRCSTLSEIPWQQCPLSRPWMNHRVQLLLGLGKETALVCPSMATNAASASYAPASIYERSFPTITDDTDLSMSQRVHRYHLQRSGTDGDSIRLLWASSLINFDHLLEAAEGCKGTP from the coding sequence ATGTCGTGCACCGATAAagtgtggcggtggtgtgtgctGGGTGTGCAGGGTCGTCGCCgagcttctcttttccctgtACCGATGCGACTGGCTTCGATACACATTCTGCATACCTCGTTTTCGGACTTGGGGGGCTTGCAGACAGCGGTGAACAATGCGGCGGCCACGTTTCAGTGGCGAAATCGCAGGTGGTGGTCtcacggagagagagaggtggcgtTGCCGCAGGAACCGAAGTTTTCCTTCTTTAGCGGCGCCGAGTTTGCCGCTACACGTCCGATGACAGCCGCGAAGTCGCACGATGTCGGTGTCTCCAATGACAGCGGCTACTCGCGTAGTCGATGGCTGTGCGTCAGTTCTTTGGTGGGTGATCGAAAGCGTAGTCgtgacgaggaggcggaggcgtcAGCTTTCGGCAGTGTTACGTGCAGCTGGCCGTATCCCCTTACTGCAGGCGACCATAGCTGCTCTCTCGTCCTTAACACGAAGGCTGGGCTCCCCCAGGGAATGACAGGGCGCGCGCTAgtgcgacgctgcagcacatTGTCGGAGATACCATGGCAGCAGTGTCCCCTCTCCCGTCCATGGATGAACCATCGTGTACAGCTGCTACTGGGGCTCGGCAAAGAAACTGCTCTGGTCTGCCCCTCCATGGCGACGAATGCGGCTTCGGCATCGTATGCACCGGCTTCGATTTACGAACGTAGCTTTCCCACGATCACGGATGACACCGATCTTTCCATGAGCCAGCGGGTGCATCGGTACCACCTGCAGCGCTCGGGCACTGACGGGGACTCCATACGACTTCTCTGGGCATCATCACTGATCAATTTTGATCATCTACTCGAAGCTGCTGAGGGCTGCAAAGGTACGCCATGA
- a CDS encoding putative RNA-binding protein RGGm — protein sequence MRGSFRRGRGGSGSGGGVWGQPAAADEDAWNAAPPSFQPPVRRVDPLTLTAVEVEVDGVKKLVGQRVQVSGLSDETTWHTLKDHLRQAGDITFCRLFSGGRGMVEFAVPEDAARCITELQGSELEGATLYLREDREDTVLINTRRKIRDARDAQLRARKEEAEKARRERAMAQGDVSSDSTVQ from the coding sequence ATGCGTGGCAGCTTCCGTCGCGgtcgcggtggcagcggcagtggcggtggcgtaTGGGGGCAGCCAGCCGCTGCGGACGAAGATGCATGgaacgcagcgccacccagcTTCCAACCACCGGTGCGCCGTGTTGACCCGCTGACActgacggcggtggaggtggaggtagATGGGGTGAAGAAACTAGTCgggcagcgcgtgcaggtGTCTGGTTTGTCGGACGAAACCACCTGGCACACTCTGAAGGATCATCTTCGCCAGGCCGGCGACATCACATTTTGCCGACTCTTCTCTGGCGGTCGCGGAATGGTGGAGTTTGCAGTCCCCGAGGATGCCGCCCGGTGCATCACGGAACTGCAGGGCTCTGAGTTGGAGGGAGCCACATTGTACCTCCGCGAAGACCGCGAGGATACCGTACTCATCAACACACGACGCAAGATCCGCGATGCCCGCGATGCCCAGCTTCGTGCGCGCAAGGAAGAGGCCGAAAAGGCGCGCCGTGAGAGGGCGATGGCTCAGGGAGACGTCTCCAGCGACTCAACAGTGCAGTGA